A portion of the Halobacillus ihumii genome contains these proteins:
- the qoxC gene encoding cytochrome aa3 quinol oxidase subunit III: MSSHELKTGPLEYRTQQGQMNILGFWIFLGAEIVLFSTLFATYAVLFGRTADAPLPGELFEPGSVLIMTFLLLTSSFTCGIAIHEMRRGSKKGLITWMIITLALGLGFIGLEVEEFIHYAHEGATLQSSAYWSSFFILAGTHGLHVTVGIGWAILLLIQIAKRGLTPVTSRKFFIISLYWHFLDVVWIFLFTSIYLIGMVV; encoded by the coding sequence ATGAGTTCACATGAATTAAAAACCGGCCCGCTGGAATACCGCACACAGCAAGGTCAAATGAATATTCTCGGATTTTGGATATTCCTCGGTGCTGAAATAGTTCTATTCTCAACACTCTTTGCTACCTATGCTGTATTATTCGGGCGGACAGCAGATGCTCCGTTGCCAGGGGAATTGTTTGAACCTGGCTCCGTGCTCATTATGACCTTTTTATTGCTGACAAGTAGTTTCACATGTGGTATAGCAATTCATGAAATGCGACGGGGTTCTAAGAAAGGACTTATCACGTGGATGATCATTACACTAGCTCTAGGCCTTGGATTCATTGGTTTAGAGGTTGAAGAATTCATTCACTATGCGCACGAAGGCGCCACTTTACAATCCAGTGCGTATTGGTCCAGCTTCTTTATATTAGCTGGTACCCACGGGCTGCACGTAACTGTGGGAATTGGCTGGGCAATTCTGTTATTGATCCAAATAGCAAAACGCGGCTTAACACCTGTTACCAGCAGAAAATTCTTCATTATCAGCTTGTATTGGCACTTCCTTGATGTCGTTTGGATTTTCCTCTTTACAAGCATCTATTTGATCGGGATGGTGGTTTAA
- the qoxD gene encoding cytochrome aa3 quinol oxidase subunit IV — protein MAEHNKRIPVQHIVGFVLSLVLTLLAAWAALRSDLSTFWIITSIMILAVIQAGIQLFMFMHMTESESHNGHVPWNMMFHGFVLAAIVVAGSLFTMSFGHNHDPQHNGEHEQHQQQEEHSGGH, from the coding sequence ATGGCAGAACACAATAAACGTATTCCTGTTCAGCACATTGTTGGCTTCGTCTTGTCTTTAGTCTTAACATTACTGGCAGCCTGGGCTGCTCTCAGATCAGATTTATCAACGTTTTGGATTATCACATCGATTATGATTTTAGCCGTCATACAGGCTGGTATCCAGTTATTTATGTTCATGCACATGACTGAATCCGAAAGCCATAATGGTCATGTACCATGGAATATGATGTTTCACGGTTTTGTCCTCGCAGCAATTGTTGTGGCTGGGTCACTATTTACCATGTCATTTGGCCATAATCATGACCCGCAACATAACGGAGAACACGAACAGCACCAACAGCAGGAGGAACATTCTGGCGGTCATTAA
- a CDS encoding alpha/beta fold hydrolase: MPIVKLNDGAELYYEVSGEGKPVLFLHGVWMSSRFFQKQVPYFREGYQTITLDFRGHGQSSAIDSGHTVANYARDVKQFIQHLGLKDVTLLGWSMGAFVIWEYISQFGEDNIKATVIVDELASDFKWEDFEIGAFDLPTLTSMMRDLQTDQKSLLAGFIPLMFKEEVSGHNMEWMLAETTRLPATTASAILFDQSLIDCRPYLSLITVPTLLCFGKEEKLIPVAAGEHLHREIGHSRLELFENSCHCPFLEEPDQFNHKVDSFLKSLDGS, translated from the coding sequence ATGCCAATTGTAAAATTAAATGATGGAGCCGAGTTATATTATGAAGTATCTGGAGAAGGAAAACCTGTTTTATTTTTGCATGGAGTTTGGATGAGTAGCCGTTTTTTTCAAAAACAAGTTCCCTATTTTCGTGAAGGATATCAAACGATCACATTGGATTTCAGAGGACACGGACAGTCTTCAGCAATAGATTCAGGTCACACAGTCGCCAACTATGCTCGTGATGTAAAACAATTTATCCAGCACCTAGGTCTTAAAGATGTGACCCTGTTAGGTTGGTCTATGGGAGCATTCGTAATTTGGGAATATATTAGCCAATTCGGCGAAGACAATATTAAGGCTACAGTAATTGTCGATGAACTGGCCTCTGATTTCAAATGGGAGGATTTTGAGATTGGAGCATTTGATCTGCCGACGTTAACGAGTATGATGCGTGATCTCCAAACAGACCAAAAAAGCCTGCTAGCCGGATTCATTCCTTTGATGTTTAAAGAAGAAGTGTCGGGACACAATATGGAGTGGATGCTCGCAGAAACAACACGACTTCCCGCAACAACGGCCAGCGCCATTTTATTTGACCAGTCACTCATTGACTGCAGGCCTTATTTGTCATTAATCACAGTTCCTACTTTACTTTGTTTCGGCAAGGAAGAAAAACTCATTCCAGTTGCCGCCGGAGAGCACTTACACAGGGAAATCGGCCATTCACGCTTAGAGCTATTTGAAAATAGCTGTCATTGCCCTTTTTTAGAAGAACCAGATCAATTTAATCATAAAGTTGATTCCTTTTTAAAATCACTGGATGGATCCTGA
- the thiE gene encoding thiamine phosphate synthase, translated as MNLRKRLRKYLIMGSQNCQRDPVKVLEEAIAGGITAFQFREKGPGSLKGEKKLALGLKLRQLCRKHDVLFIVNDDSVLVEPLEADGIHVGQDDVSVEKLRSAFPNKIIGLSVSNEVELRKSSVGVVDYLGAGPVFGTSTKVDAKAPVGVEWIERVRWMYPDIPLVGIGGITVQNTGSVLEAGADGICVISAVTYAEDVREVVSRL; from the coding sequence ATGAACCTTCGGAAGAGATTAAGGAAATATCTCATTATGGGCAGTCAGAATTGCCAACGCGACCCAGTGAAGGTTTTAGAAGAGGCCATCGCAGGCGGTATTACAGCTTTCCAATTTCGTGAAAAAGGACCAGGATCGCTTAAGGGTGAGAAGAAACTGGCTCTCGGCCTGAAACTGCGCCAGCTTTGCCGGAAGCATGATGTGTTGTTTATAGTAAATGACGACAGCGTTTTGGTGGAACCTTTGGAAGCGGACGGAATTCATGTAGGGCAGGACGATGTGAGCGTTGAGAAGCTACGTTCGGCTTTTCCTAATAAAATTATCGGCTTATCAGTATCTAATGAAGTCGAATTGAGGAAAAGCTCAGTCGGTGTCGTTGATTACTTGGGTGCGGGTCCGGTATTTGGGACATCCACAAAAGTTGATGCGAAAGCGCCAGTTGGTGTTGAATGGATCGAAAGAGTGCGATGGATGTATCCTGATATTCCGTTAGTGGGGATCGGGGGAATAACCGTTCAAAATACCGGTTCGGTGCTTGAAGCAGGAGCTGATGGGATATGCGTGATTTCCGCTGTTACGTATGCTGAAGATGTTCGTGAAGTTGTAAGTAGACTCTAG
- the thiM gene encoding hydroxyethylthiazole kinase — protein sequence MAVNVISNVRMKQPLIHNLTNQVVMNFSANGLLAFGGSPIMAMAKEDAADIANLSDGVLINMGTLTEPQIQAMILAGKAANEKGIPVVIDPVGVAATPFRTQAFNRIIAEVEPAAIKGNAGELAHIVGISLETKGVDSVDSGNPEEIAVKVANEFKSLAIVTGEVDVISDGEETISNETGHSLLSKVTGAGCLLGSIVTACLSTNGTPLQQAYTTVKFYGLAAEWAASKSSVVGPGTFAAHFIDALALELSQLEGVSS from the coding sequence ATGGCTGTAAATGTGATTTCAAACGTTCGTATGAAGCAGCCGCTGATTCATAATTTAACGAATCAAGTGGTCATGAACTTTAGTGCCAATGGTTTACTAGCCTTTGGCGGGTCGCCCATCATGGCGATGGCAAAGGAGGACGCAGCTGATATAGCAAACTTATCCGATGGTGTGTTAATCAATATGGGAACGTTGACAGAGCCTCAGATCCAAGCCATGATACTAGCTGGAAAAGCTGCAAATGAGAAGGGGATCCCAGTAGTGATTGATCCTGTAGGTGTAGCAGCCACTCCCTTTCGTACGCAAGCCTTTAATCGGATCATAGCAGAGGTTGAGCCTGCTGCTATTAAAGGAAACGCAGGCGAGCTCGCTCACATCGTCGGCATTTCTTTAGAAACAAAAGGGGTAGATTCAGTTGATTCAGGAAATCCTGAAGAGATTGCTGTCAAAGTCGCAAATGAATTTAAGTCGTTAGCTATAGTCACGGGTGAAGTTGATGTGATCTCAGATGGGGAAGAGACAATATCCAATGAAACAGGACATTCGTTATTATCTAAGGTAACAGGGGCGGGATGTTTGCTGGGCTCGATCGTAACGGCTTGTCTGTCAACTAATGGTACTCCCCTGCAACAGGCTTATACCACCGTTAAATTTTATGGGCTAGCTGCAGAATGGGCTGCTTCAAAGTCGAGCGTTGTAGGCCCTGGGACTTTTGCTGCCCACTTTATTGATGCGCTGGCTTTGGAATTATCACAACTTGAGGGTGTTTCTTCATGA
- the thiD gene encoding bifunctional hydroxymethylpyrimidine kinase/phosphomethylpyrimidine kinase produces MKQAACALKIGGTDPSGGAGIQADLKTFQELKTYGMSVITSVVAQNTTGVKDIHDLSVDMLRKQLEAVSSDMPIHAFKTGMIASKDMMKAIAEWLPEIAAPYVMDPVMVAQSGDPLIKEESRLWLRDNLLPYTSLVTPNIPEAEDITGGSIEVIDDMKEAAAQIVTKFGAGAALVKGGHMKGQAIDVLFDGSEIHTFSSERIDTKNTHGTGCTYSAAITAHLSHGSSLVEAVEQGKYFVTEAIRHSFELGQGSGPTNHFATREEVFNKWL; encoded by the coding sequence ATGAAACAAGCGGCTTGCGCATTAAAGATTGGCGGGACTGATCCGAGCGGGGGGGCGGGCATTCAAGCTGATTTAAAAACATTTCAAGAGTTAAAGACTTATGGCATGAGCGTCATTACTTCGGTAGTCGCTCAAAATACAACAGGGGTTAAGGATATACACGACTTGTCTGTTGATATGCTAAGGAAACAATTAGAAGCCGTTTCTTCAGATATGCCTATTCATGCGTTTAAAACAGGGATGATCGCAAGTAAAGACATGATGAAAGCCATCGCAGAATGGCTGCCAGAAATAGCAGCTCCATATGTTATGGATCCTGTAATGGTAGCACAAAGCGGCGATCCCTTGATCAAAGAAGAATCGCGTTTGTGGCTTCGTGATAATTTACTGCCGTACACATCGCTCGTCACACCGAACATACCTGAAGCAGAGGATATTACAGGTGGGTCAATTGAGGTCATTGATGATATGAAAGAAGCGGCCGCACAGATTGTGACTAAATTTGGAGCAGGTGCGGCTTTGGTAAAAGGCGGCCATATGAAAGGTCAGGCCATAGATGTTCTATTTGATGGCTCGGAAATTCATACTTTTTCAAGTGAACGAATTGATACAAAAAATACTCATGGAACAGGATGTACGTATTCTGCTGCCATCACTGCTCATTTAAGTCATGGCTCATCGCTTGTCGAGGCTGTTGAACAGGGTAAGTACTTTGTTACGGAAGCGATCCGTCATTCGTTTGAACTTGGGCAGGGAAGCGGTCCAACCAACCACTTCGCAACACGGGAGGAGGTTTTTAACAAATGGCTGTAA
- the tenA gene encoding thiaminase II yields MTFTETLRKENNELFEAIFNHPFVDGIGKGEVPHEALAHYIKADYEYLNAFMHVYGVAISKSTERRDMGYFSEQVGFVLNSETHPHHNFCDVIGAGYDELQGYPLPPTADHYVKHMMYHAQMGGLGEILAALLPCPWTYLEIGNHLVKKYQPSPNHTFYPWIDFYANEEFDTLSMAMRERLNELAEEASESELKRMKEAFRKSCQLELNFWEMALTCEEWPTGEAVTSK; encoded by the coding sequence ATGACATTTACCGAAACATTAAGAAAAGAAAATAATGAATTGTTTGAAGCAATTTTTAACCATCCATTTGTCGATGGAATTGGCAAGGGTGAAGTACCGCACGAAGCATTAGCCCATTACATTAAGGCCGATTATGAGTACTTGAACGCCTTTATGCATGTTTACGGTGTTGCCATATCAAAATCTACAGAACGACGTGACATGGGCTATTTTAGTGAACAAGTCGGATTTGTTCTAAATAGTGAAACCCATCCTCATCACAATTTCTGTGATGTCATCGGTGCAGGTTATGACGAATTGCAAGGCTACCCGCTTCCGCCAACAGCCGATCATTATGTCAAACACATGATGTATCACGCTCAAATGGGAGGGCTCGGAGAAATTCTCGCTGCCCTGCTTCCTTGCCCATGGACTTATCTCGAAATCGGCAACCATTTGGTGAAAAAATATCAGCCATCACCGAATCATACGTTCTACCCGTGGATAGATTTCTACGCGAATGAGGAATTTGATACGCTATCCATGGCCATGCGTGAACGCCTTAATGAGCTGGCCGAAGAGGCTTCAGAGAGTGAATTGAAACGGATGAAGGAGGCCTTTCGCAAGAGCTGTCAGCTGGAGTTGAATTTCTGGGAAATGGCTTTAACTTGTGAGGAATGGCCGACTGGAGAGGCGGTGACGTCTAAATGA
- the thiW gene encoding energy coupling factor transporter S component ThiW — protein sequence MNRTRLLTTMAVFVAIGTLGSQMLWFPAGIAKAYPVQHAVNVMAAVTLGPIPAVAIAFMIGLLRNLLGLGTLLAFPGGMIGALLAGYFYKWSRKTWTAAAGEMIGTGLIGAMLSVPFANILMGSSAGALAFLPSFLISSTTGALIGWFVVSKMRQTHALPQTNL from the coding sequence ATGAATCGAACTCGCTTATTAACGACCATGGCTGTATTTGTAGCAATCGGAACGCTTGGTTCGCAAATGCTCTGGTTTCCTGCTGGAATAGCTAAGGCTTATCCTGTTCAACACGCAGTTAATGTTATGGCCGCTGTCACGCTTGGACCCATTCCGGCGGTTGCGATTGCCTTTATGATCGGCCTGCTGCGTAACTTGCTTGGGCTTGGAACATTGCTTGCGTTTCCAGGAGGCATGATTGGGGCTTTACTGGCGGGTTACTTTTACAAATGGTCTAGAAAAACATGGACTGCTGCAGCAGGTGAAATGATTGGCACTGGGTTAATCGGTGCCATGCTCTCCGTGCCCTTTGCCAACATTTTAATGGGGAGTTCAGCGGGAGCATTAGCCTTCTTGCCGTCCTTTCTTATCAGCAGTACAACTGGTGCATTGATTGGCTGGTTTGTAGTTTCAAAAATGCGACAAACTCATGCATTACCTCAAACAAATCTATAA
- a CDS encoding PucR family transcriptional regulator, whose product MGITVKDVLQLSVMKPAKVHVGNERIETSEVEWISVIETPVENFVRKNEFVLSTGVGCGDDPDCLEVYVKDVIHSGASALAIATGRYIFKIPDRIQQLALEQNFIIIEIPWNVRFGDILQDVLAEISKEKELEQKQAEGVRQELINCVLNGKGLQEIMTILFQHSKIPVAISDHNKIVRANYEFDQRMIDVLNGVEEGDYELIPTQETPFRDHPLYHYIEEYKIGEQYCYQLTILSNYKKQGYLLFQPRDNEELTWPVLNILEHALTACALYFVKENAIEMTEIRLRDHFLLDLAKSEVEVDKQMQSKAQLLGYELTLPYICLVGAIRFKKKNNHVERAGDQSVLSSSMNSRNYYIQKEVTHAGDVLNRRTMTTFEDGEVIVYLEADDHPYMETSNQFLDLIERRLNELLAGINISWGISFPKDGVFVFHQGYDQAVTALNIGKQQHEDGNRTFFSDTRMNRLLMALSHEKEIENIVKDTLEPLIMYDQKRQADLIHTFIVYNKYNSNVSQTARALMLHRQSLLHRLRNIEHLTGLSLLNADDMFLLELSVRLWKLKKVEEE is encoded by the coding sequence ATGGGTATAACCGTTAAGGATGTCTTACAGTTATCCGTCATGAAACCGGCAAAAGTCCATGTCGGGAATGAGCGTATTGAAACCAGTGAGGTGGAATGGATTTCAGTTATAGAAACACCTGTCGAAAACTTTGTGCGTAAAAATGAATTTGTGCTCAGTACCGGTGTCGGATGTGGCGATGACCCTGACTGTTTAGAAGTTTATGTGAAGGATGTTATTCATTCAGGCGCTTCGGCACTTGCCATTGCTACTGGACGGTATATTTTTAAAATTCCTGACCGCATCCAACAGCTCGCTCTTGAGCAAAATTTTATCATTATTGAAATCCCGTGGAATGTGCGATTTGGTGATATTTTGCAAGATGTTTTAGCTGAAATAAGCAAGGAAAAAGAATTGGAGCAGAAACAGGCGGAGGGCGTTCGGCAGGAACTCATTAACTGTGTGTTAAATGGCAAAGGTCTACAAGAGATCATGACCATTCTCTTTCAGCATTCAAAAATTCCTGTGGCCATTAGTGATCATAACAAGATCGTGAGGGCAAATTACGAATTTGATCAGCGGATGATTGACGTGCTGAACGGGGTAGAGGAAGGGGACTATGAACTTATTCCGACCCAGGAGACCCCGTTTCGCGATCACCCCCTTTACCATTACATTGAAGAATATAAAATTGGGGAGCAGTACTGTTATCAGCTTACCATTCTATCCAATTATAAAAAGCAAGGCTACCTGCTGTTTCAGCCAAGAGATAACGAAGAGTTAACCTGGCCTGTCTTAAATATATTAGAACATGCGCTGACGGCCTGTGCTCTTTATTTTGTTAAGGAAAATGCTATCGAAATGACCGAAATCCGGCTTAGAGATCATTTTTTACTAGATTTAGCAAAAAGCGAAGTCGAAGTAGATAAACAGATGCAGTCAAAGGCTCAACTGCTCGGCTATGAATTAACGCTGCCCTATATTTGCCTTGTAGGAGCAATCCGCTTTAAGAAAAAAAATAATCACGTCGAGCGGGCCGGGGATCAATCGGTTCTTTCTTCCTCGATGAATAGTCGAAACTATTATATTCAGAAAGAGGTCACTCATGCTGGCGATGTCTTAAATCGCCGGACCATGACGACGTTCGAGGATGGAGAAGTCATTGTATACTTAGAGGCAGATGACCACCCTTATATGGAAACGAGTAACCAATTTCTCGACCTTATCGAACGCAGATTAAATGAGTTGCTTGCTGGCATTAATATTTCCTGGGGAATATCTTTTCCTAAGGATGGGGTCTTCGTATTTCATCAAGGATATGATCAAGCCGTGACCGCTTTAAATATTGGCAAGCAGCAGCATGAGGATGGAAATCGAACTTTTTTTAGTGATACTCGTATGAACAGGCTGCTTATGGCACTATCCCATGAAAAAGAAATTGAAAATATTGTAAAAGATACATTGGAACCGCTGATTATGTATGATCAGAAACGTCAGGCGGATCTTATTCATACGTTTATCGTTTACAATAAATACAATAGTAATGTCAGTCAAACCGCGAGAGCGCTGATGTTACACCGTCAATCATTACTCCATAGATTGCGCAATATTGAACATTTAACGGGCTTGTCGCTGTTAAATGCTGACGATATGTTTTTATTGGAACTTAGTGTAAGGTTATGGAAGCTGAAGAAGGTAGAAGAAGAATAG
- the eutB gene encoding hydroxyectoine utilization dehydratase EutB: protein MSEFISLREIWKARQRIAGLVIQTPLIYSNALSNFTGNQVYLKLENHQPTGAFKLRGAANKILSLSIDDQKKGVATFSTGNHGIAVAYVAKQLGIDSIVCISSRVPKGKVNRLKELGAEVVIVGENQDDAEDYCYRLEKEQGVSVIKPFDDLDVIAGQGTIGLEVLDQCPDIDEILVPLSGGGLLSGIGYTLKSNDPSIQVTGVSMENSAVMHKSLKQGHPIKIAESPTLADSLLGGIGPDNQYTFQLTKQYMDESVLISEKAIAEGVLFLLEHHKMAVEGAAGAAIGKLLSEKQGDGRVVAAVVSGNNIDHETVSELLKTR, encoded by the coding sequence GTGAGCGAATTCATATCTTTAAGAGAGATTTGGAAGGCGAGGCAGAGGATTGCAGGATTAGTTATACAAACACCGCTTATCTATTCGAATGCCTTATCAAATTTCACGGGAAATCAAGTGTATTTAAAACTTGAAAATCACCAGCCTACAGGAGCATTTAAATTAAGAGGTGCTGCTAACAAGATCCTTTCCCTCTCCATCGACGACCAAAAAAAAGGTGTGGCGACATTTTCAACAGGAAACCACGGTATTGCGGTCGCCTATGTCGCCAAGCAGCTCGGGATTGATTCTATTGTATGCATTTCTTCACGGGTGCCAAAAGGGAAAGTGAATCGTCTGAAGGAGCTTGGGGCTGAAGTAGTGATCGTAGGTGAAAATCAAGATGATGCGGAAGATTACTGCTATCGATTAGAGAAGGAGCAAGGTGTCTCTGTTATCAAACCATTCGATGACCTTGATGTCATTGCCGGGCAGGGCACGATAGGGTTAGAAGTGCTGGATCAGTGCCCTGACATAGATGAAATATTAGTTCCTCTCTCAGGGGGAGGCTTGCTTTCGGGAATTGGCTATACCTTGAAGTCGAATGACCCTTCCATTCAAGTAACTGGTGTATCAATGGAGAACTCAGCAGTCATGCATAAAAGTTTAAAACAAGGCCATCCGATCAAAATTGCTGAATCGCCAACGCTGGCAGACAGTTTGTTAGGGGGGATCGGGCCGGATAATCAGTACACTTTTCAATTGACTAAGCAGTATATGGACGAAAGCGTGCTTATTTCTGAGAAGGCGATTGCAGAAGGAGTATTGTTTCTGCTTGAGCATCATAAAATGGCAGTAGAAGGAGCGGCTGGGGCAGCAATTGGGAAGTTACTGTCAGAGAAGCAAGGTGATGGTCGTGTAGTGGCAGCTGTTGTGAGTGGTAATAACATTGATCATGAAACAGTTAGTGAGTTGCTTAAAACTAGATAA
- a CDS encoding Ku protein, which yields MHTMWKGSISFGLVNIPIKLHAATENKDIKLRQLHGKCNSPIEYKKRCPVCEEEVKNEEIVKAYEYAKNKFVVLDEEDLKNLKKEQEDKAVEILDFVKLEEIDPIYFERSYFISPNSGGNKAYGLLREALEDTGKIGIAKIIIRSKEQLAILRVYKNTLLMETIHYPDEVRDVGEVPNVPEQTDLSKKEMKTAVALIDELTAEFEPEKYTDEYRTALLELIEAKRNNEEVTTAKEKKRPDNVTDLMEALEKSLDESKNKKKVAPKKAAPKKKTSKKSSTKKKSS from the coding sequence ATGCATACAATGTGGAAGGGATCGATTAGTTTTGGTCTTGTGAATATACCGATCAAACTTCATGCTGCTACTGAGAACAAAGATATTAAGTTGCGTCAATTACATGGAAAATGTAATTCCCCGATTGAGTATAAGAAAAGATGCCCGGTTTGCGAAGAAGAAGTGAAAAATGAGGAGATCGTCAAAGCTTACGAGTATGCTAAAAATAAATTTGTAGTGCTTGATGAAGAGGATTTAAAGAACTTAAAGAAAGAACAAGAAGACAAAGCGGTGGAAATCCTTGATTTTGTCAAACTTGAAGAAATTGACCCTATTTATTTTGAGCGCAGCTATTTTATTTCACCGAACAGCGGTGGAAATAAAGCTTACGGCTTATTAAGGGAAGCCCTTGAAGATACGGGGAAAATCGGAATTGCCAAGATTATTATTCGTTCAAAAGAACAATTGGCTATTTTGCGAGTGTATAAAAATACATTGCTTATGGAAACCATCCATTATCCGGATGAGGTGCGAGATGTTGGCGAGGTACCAAACGTTCCTGAGCAAACTGATTTAAGTAAGAAGGAAATGAAGACGGCTGTTGCGCTGATTGACGAACTCACAGCCGAGTTTGAACCAGAGAAGTACACGGATGAATACCGCACAGCTCTTCTGGAACTTATTGAAGCCAAACGAAATAATGAAGAAGTGACAACAGCTAAAGAGAAAAAACGTCCTGACAATGTGACAGACCTTATGGAAGCCTTAGAAAAGTCACTGGACGAATCGAAAAATAAAAAGAAAGTTGCTCCTAAAAAGGCAGCTCCTAAAAAGAAAACGTCCAAGAAATCATCAACAAAGAAAAAGTCGTCATAA
- the ligD gene encoding DNA ligase D — protein MYQKGVRTRQWLKVKQWRSVSGFLTSFDPGNDYYKMEIWHGDKRVPLGSFKHGLTSEQAHTLETFFKENGTNWRLNPSVCAAINCLMAEGGEMREPVFHQFRFDLEHDDCTVSKRDWDLLLFPEDVEITHPEKILWPKRQWSKKDYLMYIRAIAPYMIPFIKNKKLTLIRYPHGVGDESFFQKHRAEHSPNYVGAWKENDETFIVSNELSSLIWLSNQGALEFHIPFQKAAAKDPDEIVFDLDPPDRDEFHLSIIAAKLLKHLLDQLNVHGFIKTSGNKGMQLHIPITEGSMSYEETRKFTKSLVDLLVKESPDLFTIERLKKNRGQRLYLDYVQHAEGKTIISPYSARATSEGTVATPLFWHEITEDLNPEDFTIKNVMQRVQEFGCPFQDYHKVRESQPIDVMKQLGG, from the coding sequence ATTTACCAAAAAGGGGTTCGGACGAGGCAATGGCTCAAAGTGAAACAATGGCGCTCTGTATCTGGCTTTCTAACCTCATTCGATCCAGGGAACGATTATTATAAAATGGAGATTTGGCACGGGGATAAACGTGTACCGTTAGGCAGTTTTAAGCATGGATTAACCTCAGAGCAGGCTCATACACTTGAAACTTTTTTTAAAGAGAATGGGACTAATTGGAGACTTAATCCAAGTGTTTGCGCCGCCATTAACTGCTTAATGGCCGAAGGTGGGGAAATGCGCGAGCCTGTCTTTCACCAGTTTAGATTTGATTTGGAGCACGACGATTGTACCGTGTCTAAACGAGATTGGGACCTGCTTTTGTTTCCCGAAGACGTAGAGATCACTCATCCTGAAAAAATATTATGGCCAAAAAGGCAATGGAGTAAGAAAGATTACCTGATGTACATCAGGGCGATCGCTCCTTATATGATTCCCTTTATAAAAAATAAAAAGTTGACGCTAATTCGATATCCTCATGGTGTGGGCGACGAATCTTTCTTTCAAAAACATCGAGCTGAACATTCACCAAATTATGTAGGGGCGTGGAAGGAGAATGATGAGACCTTCATCGTTAGCAATGAGCTTTCAAGTTTAATTTGGCTAAGCAATCAAGGAGCACTAGAGTTTCATATTCCGTTTCAAAAAGCAGCAGCCAAGGACCCGGATGAGATCGTGTTTGACCTTGATCCACCTGATCGTGACGAATTTCATTTATCCATCATAGCTGCCAAGCTATTGAAACATTTGCTTGATCAACTCAACGTACATGGTTTTATAAAAACATCCGGAAATAAAGGAATGCAGCTCCATATCCCTATTACAGAGGGGAGCATGAGTTATGAAGAAACGAGGAAATTTACAAAGAGTTTAGTCGATCTTCTTGTAAAAGAAAGTCCAGATTTATTTACAATTGAGCGATTAAAGAAAAATCGCGGACAAAGACTTTACCTGGACTATGTCCAGCATGCAGAAGGAAAAACCATTATATCTCCTTATTCAGCCAGAGCCACTTCAGAAGGAACTGTAGCCACACCGCTTTTTTGGCATGAAATCACAGAAGATCTAAATCCAGAAGACTTTACCATCAAGAATGTTATGCAGCGAGTCCAGGAATTTGGCTGTCCTTTTCAAGATTATCATAAAGTGCGAGAGTCCCAGCCCATTGATGTCATGAAACAACTAGGAGGATAA